The Bacteroidota bacterium genome segment CGCCGCGGCCGATGGCGAGCGAGACCTCCTCGGAGGGCACCGTCACGCGGGCGCGCGGCGGGTCGAGCTCGTCGTTGAACTCGACCGCGACCGGCTTGGCCGGGGCGAGCGAGCGCTTGGCGAACTCGATCTTGTCCTCGGTCCACGGGATCACGTCGATGTTCTCGTTCGAGAGCTCGCGCACGACGGCGTGGATGCGGCTGCCCTTGACGCCGACGCAGGCCCCGACGGGGTCCACGCGGTCGTCGTAGCTGACGACGGCGACCTTCGCCCGGTCGCCCGGCTCGCGCTCAACGCGCTTGATCTCGACGATGCCGTCGTAGATCTCGGGGACCTCGAGCTCGAACAGGCGCTCGATGAAGACGGGCGCGGTCCGGCTGATCTTGACCTGGGGCGCGTTGCCCGTCTCGCGCTCGACCTCGTGGACGACAGCGCGGAGCATGTCGCCCTTGCGGTAGCGGTCCTTGTAGATCTGCCCCTCGCGCGGGAGTAGGAGTTCGGTCTTGTTGTGGAGCACGAGCACCTCGCGGCGGCGCATCTGGTAGACCTCGCCGACGACGATCTCGCCGACGAGCTCCGAGTACTCCTTGTAGATGTTGTCCTTCTCGATGTCGCGGATGCGCTGGCGGAAGGTCTGGAGCGCCATCTGGATCGTCCGCCGCCCGAAGTCCTCGATCTGGATCGTCGAGGCGACCTCGTCCTCGACCTCGTAGTCGTCCTCGATGGCGAGGGCGTCGGAGAGTTCGATCTGCGTGACCGGGTCCTCGACGTCCATGTCCTGGACGACCTCCTGGATGTGGATGATCTGGATGTCGCCGTTGTCGGGGTTGAAGATGATCTCAAAGCTGTCGTCGGCCCCGTAGCGCTTGCGGATCATCGAGCGGAACACGTCCTCCAGGATGAGCTGCAGCGTGTCGCGGTCTACGTCCTTCTCGCGCGCGATCTCGGCGAAGGCAGAAACAAGTTCGGTGCTTTGCATGACGGTCGGGAGTCAAAAGTCGGGGGTCGGGCGCGGAGGGTCTACCAGGGAAGTTGTACGCGGGCGTCGGTCACGTCGGCAAATGGGATTTCTGTGCTGCTGCCATCTCCTGCTTCGATGGTGATGGACTGCGGCCCGACGCCGACGAGGGCACCGAGAGCATTAGCCTCTTCCCCATCAACCGCGTAGCGGACGGCGAGCGTGCGACCATAGTGCTGCGGGTACTGGCGCAGCAGGCGGAGGGGGCTGTCGGCACCGGGCGAGGAGACGTTGAGGTGGTACTTGCCGCGGACCAGGTCCTCGGTGTCGAGCAGGAACGCAAGGCTCCGTGAGACGCGCGCGAGGTCGTCGGTGCCGATCCCGGCGTCGCCGTCGACGAACACTTCGATGATGCGCGAGCCTTTCTGGCCGCGCACCTGGACCTCAACCACGTAGAACCCCGCGTCCTCGGCGATCTCGTCGGCGAGGGCGCGCAGGCGCGAGCGCAGATCGGCGTTCTCGGCCTGCGCGGCGGCAACGTGGGGTTGGACCGGTGGGTTGTGAGGCATGGATACGGAAAACGCCCGTTTCTGCAACGCCAGGCGCAGAAGTACCGGGCGTCCGAACAGGCGTCTACGAACGGTTCGTAAACAGAAAATGGCGGCACGCGGCCCCCTCTGCTCGCAGCGCGAGATCGCCCCGCTCCCACGCCGTGCGGGGGCACACGGCCGTGTGGGGGGCGGCTGGAATATACGGGCGCGGCCCATGCGGCTCCAAACGCGAAGCCGGCCAGGTCAACCCTGCCCCCGGGCCCAGGTTTCGGCGCGCAGATGCGTTCGGCGTGAAGGTAGGCGAAGCCATGCAGTGCGCCAGCAGAGAGCGGACCCGAACGCGTGCTGCGTTGTATCCACGCGCACCCCTAGCCCGCCAGAGACAACCTCTCGCTTGCCATGACGATCGACGTATTTGCCGACATCGCGTGCCCATGGTGCTACCTCGGGGAGCGACGCCTCTTCGCCACCCTCGCCGAGCGCCCCGACCTCGACGCGACCGTCCGGTGGCGGCCGTTTCAGCTTCAGCTGCAGCTCCCGCCGAGCGGGCTGCCGTGGAGGCCCTTCGCCGAGCAAAAGTTCGGGTCGTGGGCGCAGGCGCAGGCCGGTTTCCGTCACCTGGAGCGGGCCGCCGAGGACGACGGGGTCACGTTCGACTTCGAGGGCATCGCGACGGCCGCGAACACGGCCGACGCACACCGGCTCATTCTTTTCGCCCGCCAGCACAACCGGGAGTGGGCGATGGCGTTGTCGCTGTTCGAGGGCTACTTCGCCGAGGGCCGGGACCTGAACGACGCGGACACGTTGCGCGCGCTCGCCGAGCGGGCAGACCTCGACGGCGAGGAGGCCGCTGCCTACCTCGCGTCGAAGGCCGGGCGCGATGCTGTCGCCGAGAGCCAGCGCGCCGCGCAGCAGGCCGGTATCACGGGCGTCCCCTTCACCGTCTTCGACGGCCGCCTCGCCCTCTCGGGCGCGCAGCCTGCCGAAGTCTTCGCCCGGGCGCTCAACGAGGCTCGTCAGCCTGCGACCTCCTCCCGCTCGAACGCGTAGCCGAGGACCGTGTCGTGGCGCTCGGAGGCATCGCGCGCGGGGTGGTCGGCCATGTAGTGCAGGCCCCGGCTCTCGGTCCGCTGCATCGCCGAGCGGACGATGAGGTGGGCGACGGCGACGAGGTTGCGGACCTCGCACAGCCCACTTGAGACGGTCGCGCGCTCGTAGAAATCCTCGGTCTCCTCGTAGAGCATCCCGACGCGCCGCCACGCTCGCGAGAGGCGCAGCTTCGAGCGGACGATCCCGACGTAGGCGCTCATCACCTGGCGCACCTCGCGCCGGTTCTGCGCGACGAGCACCCACTCGTTCGGCTCGTCCGTCCCGCTCTCGTCCCACTCCGGCACGTCGGCGTAGGCCGCTTCGGCCGCGTAGGCGAGGGCCGGTTCGAGGGCGCGCTCGGCGTAGACGAGCGCTTCGAGGAGGGAGTTCGAGGCGAGGCGGTTGGCCCCGTGGAGGCCCGAGCACGTCACCTCGCCGCAGGCGAAGAGGCCGCCGATGCTGGTCCGCGCCCGCTGGTCCACGACGACCCCGCCGCAGAGGTAGTGCGCCGCCGGGACGACGGGAATCGGCTCGGCGGTCATGTCGATCCCGAACCGCTCGCGGAGGGTCTCGGCGATGTTGGGAAAGTGGCCGAGGATGTCGGCCGCCGGCTTGTGCGAGATGTCGAGCCAGACGAAGTCCTCGCCGCGCTTCTTGAGCTGGTCGTCGATGGCGCGGGCCACGACGTCGCGCGGGGCGAGCTCGGCGCGGTCGTCGTAGGCGGGCATGAAGCGCTCGCCGGCCTGGTTGCGGAGGATGCCGCCGTCGCCGCGCACGGCCTCGGTGATGAGAAAGCTCCGGCCTCCGAACTGCTCGCCGGAGCCGAAGAGGCTCGTCGGGTGGAACTGGATGAACTCCATGTTGGCGATCCGCGCTTTCGCCCGGTAGGCCATCGCCACGCCGTCGCCGGTGGCGACCGCCGGGTTCGTCGTGTGGAGGTAGGCCTGGCCGGCCCCGCCGGCGGCGAGCAGCGTCGCCTTCGCGAGCAGCGTCCGCACCTCACCGGTCTCCTCGTTGAGCACATAGGCTCCGAAGCAGTGGAGGTCCGGCCAGACCTCGGAGACGCGCTGCCCGAGGTGGTGCTCGGTGAGAAGGTCGACGGCGAAGTGGTACTCCAGGAGGTCGATGCCCGCGTGCTCGCGGACGCGGGCCAAGAGCGCGCGCTCGACCTCGCGCCCGGTCATGTCGGCGGCGTGGACGATGCGGTGGGCCGAGTGCCCGCCCTCGCGCCCGAGGTGGAGGTCGCCGCTGGCCGCCCGGTCGAAGGCCGCCCCCACGCGCATCAGCTCACGGACCCGCTCCGGGCCCTCGGTGACGACGAGGCGCACGACGTCCTCGTCGCACAGCCCAGCCCCCGCCACGAGCGTGTCTTGGACGTGGTCCTCGACCGAGTCCGCCGGGTCCATCACGGCCGCGATCCCGCCCTGGGCGTAGTTCGTGTTCGACTCCGCCGACTCCTTCTTGGTGACGACGGCGACGGTGCCGTGCGCGGCGGCGCGGAGGGCGAACGACAGGCCGGCCACGCCGCTGCCTATCACGAGGAAGTCGTAGCGTTCGGTCATCAGTTTCTCGTAATCACGCAGCGTCCGTTGATGAGTTCGAGCAGAGGTGGCGGGGGGATCGGCCGCGTGCGCGGCCTCGGCGGGATGCAGGCATCCCGGTACTCGGCGAGGATCTCTCTGTATACCGCCGCGAGTTCCTCGACGTGCCATTCGTCCGTCTGCCACGTCGAGTACACGATGCGCCCGTCGCCGAGGCCGAGGATGCGGCACCACTCGACCCTGCCCGCACGCGGGTCGGGAATCTGCTGCTCGATCTCGGCGCGAAGGTCACGCAGTGTCTCTTTGTAGTGCGCCTCGTCGCAGAGCAGCCCCTCGTCTCCGGCCGTCGGGGGGTCCGGCTGCGCGACGGCCTCGCCCGCAGCGAGACCGCACAGTACGAGCAGCACGGCGGAGCACGCATGCCACCGACTGCGGAGTTTTAGCACGCCAGCGTACTTTTCCATCGGTCTCAGGCTTAAAACGGCGCGGCGACGCAGCGGCCGCCCACGAGCGCCACATCGGGTTCGGTCACGAAGCCGCAGTCAGAGGCGAGTTCGCACGCTTGGTTGCGCGCATCGCCCACTCGGCGGTGCTCTGCTGCGAGGCCCTCGACACGCTCTGGGTCGGACATCTCTATCGAATAGACGAGGTACTCTTCAGGACCCCCGCATGCCTTGTCGCCGACAGGCACCGCCCGGCACGCCGCCTCGCTCGACGCTTGAGCTTCGCCGATCTCGGCCTCGAGTCGGGCATCCAGCCGGTCGAGCTGGTCGGTGAGGTCGTCGCAGTCATCGCCAAAGAGCGAGCATCCGGCGAGGAGCAGGGCTGCGAGGGTGAGCGCTGGGTGCGTCATCTTTCCTACTCCTGGCCGAGTCCTTCCTGGAGAAGATAGGCCTTGATGAACGGTTCGAGCTCGCCGTCCATGACGCCCTGCACGTCGGTAATCTTGATTTCGGTGCGGTGGTCGTTGACCATCGTGTAGGGCTGGAAGACGTAGGAGCGGATTTGGCTCCC includes the following:
- the nusA gene encoding transcription termination factor NusA, producing the protein MQSTELVSAFAEIAREKDVDRDTLQLILEDVFRSMIRKRYGADDSFEIIFNPDNGDIQIIHIQEVVQDMDVEDPVTQIELSDALAIEDDYEVEDEVASTIQIEDFGRRTIQMALQTFRQRIRDIEKDNIYKEYSELVGEIVVGEVYQMRRREVLVLHNKTELLLPREGQIYKDRYRKGDMLRAVVHEVERETGNAPQVKISRTAPVFIERLFELEVPEIYDGIVEIKRVEREPGDRAKVAVVSYDDRVDPVGACVGVKGSRIHAVVRELSNENIDVIPWTEDKIEFAKRSLAPAKPVAVEFNDELDPPRARVTVPSEEVSLAIGRGGQNIRLASRITGYEIDVYRDIAEDEEDVEIEEFRDVLPPDVIEQLKNIGCDTAKAVLELSAPELARRSGLTEEQTEKILLLMNAEFADEEADEPPSETEVAAEVTAEEPNAAGEPASAAETAAEEPAAEAGTETDEAADETEAPTGEAPPADADADLVEAGASEEAEAERTE
- a CDS encoding ribosome maturation factor RimP — its product is MPHNPPVQPHVAAAQAENADLRSRLRALADEIAEDAGFYVVEVQVRGQKGSRIIEVFVDGDAGIGTDDLARVSRSLAFLLDTEDLVRGKYHLNVSSPGADSPLRLLRQYPQHYGRTLAVRYAVDGEEANALGALVGVGPQSITIEAGDGSSTEIPFADVTDARVQLPW
- a CDS encoding DsbA family oxidoreductase, which translates into the protein MTIDVFADIACPWCYLGERRLFATLAERPDLDATVRWRPFQLQLQLPPSGLPWRPFAEQKFGSWAQAQAGFRHLERAAEDDGVTFDFEGIATAANTADAHRLILFARQHNREWAMALSLFEGYFAEGRDLNDADTLRALAERADLDGEEAAAYLASKAGRDAVAESQRAAQQAGITGVPFTVFDGRLALSGAQPAEVFARALNEARQPATSSRSNA
- the nadB gene encoding L-aspartate oxidase codes for the protein MTERYDFLVIGSGVAGLSFALRAAAHGTVAVVTKKESAESNTNYAQGGIAAVMDPADSVEDHVQDTLVAGAGLCDEDVVRLVVTEGPERVRELMRVGAAFDRAASGDLHLGREGGHSAHRIVHAADMTGREVERALLARVREHAGIDLLEYHFAVDLLTEHHLGQRVSEVWPDLHCFGAYVLNEETGEVRTLLAKATLLAAGGAGQAYLHTTNPAVATGDGVAMAYRAKARIANMEFIQFHPTSLFGSGEQFGGRSFLITEAVRGDGGILRNQAGERFMPAYDDRAELAPRDVVARAIDDQLKKRGEDFVWLDISHKPAADILGHFPNIAETLRERFGIDMTAEPIPVVPAAHYLCGGVVVDQRARTSIGGLFACGEVTCSGLHGANRLASNSLLEALVYAERALEPALAYAAEAAYADVPEWDESGTDEPNEWVLVAQNRREVRQVMSAYVGIVRSKLRLSRAWRRVGMLYEETEDFYERATVSSGLCEVRNLVAVAHLIVRSAMQRTESRGLHYMADHPARDASERHDTVLGYAFEREEVAG